A window of the Lycium ferocissimum isolate CSIRO_LF1 unplaced genomic scaffold, AGI_CSIRO_Lferr_CH_V1 ctg4276, whole genome shotgun sequence genome harbors these coding sequences:
- the LOC132044369 gene encoding uncharacterized protein LOC132044369 translates to MGPSNELLYMQRGSKERQRDCRIKMKRAASDDGDGGAKKAPRMSPGPSRQSPSYSIESDPSEDPTEGSYDTDPSEDPATIPPELLTPRAEVPAEGGYDTDPSEDPSGDSYDTDPSEDPSMTPPESPIPGAEDPVEDGYDTDISEDQAMTPPELLTSAEEDSYEADLSEPSSGTTEEEIFRYAPIVTARVNPDSPATSESAMDFSRSWPESPVRRELSDSPYSLGSDAGYSGGRLDEGQTDEDDDGHTSYGSSSGQTRN, encoded by the exons ATGGGTCCTTCCAACGAATTGCTGTATATGCAGCGAGGCTCCAAAGAGCGACAAC GTGATTGtaggataaagatgaagagggccGCTTCTGATGACGGAgatgggggtgccaagaaggcccccAGGATGTCGCCGGGGCCGAGTAGGCAGAGCCCCAGTTACTCGATTGAGTcagatccttcggaggatcccacggaggGCAGCTATGATaccgatccttcggaggatccagcgacgattcctccggagCTGCTGACCCCCAGAGCAGAGGTTCCCGCGGAGGGTGGCTACGATACAGACCCCTCGGAGGACCCCTCGGGGGATAGCTACGACACGGATCCGTCTGAGGACCCATCTATGACTCCTCCAGAGTCTCCGATCCCTGGAGCAGAGGATCCCGTGGAGGATGGTTATGACACTGATATTTCAGAGGATCAGGCGATGACCCCTCCGGAGCTCCTTACCTCCGCggaggaggatagttatgagGCAGACCTATCGGAGCCTTCTTCTGGGACGACGGAGGAGGAGATTTTCAGGTATGCGCCGATTGTTACTGCGAGGGTGAACCCCGATAGCCCGGCCACCTCGGAGAGTGCTATGGATTTCTCCCGTTCTTGGCCTGAGTCACCTGTGAGACGGGAATTGTCTGATTCCCCATACTCCCTCGGTTCAGATGCGGGTTATAGCGGGGGCCGGTTAGATGAGGGGCAGACAGATGAGGATGATGACGGACACACCTCTTACGGCAGCTCCTCAGGTCAGACccgaaattga